Proteins encoded in a region of the Ignavibacteriales bacterium genome:
- a CDS encoding RNA-binding protein, whose product MSTKLFVGSLPWSVDDNTLQTTFETHGNVVSAKVVKDRDTGRSRGFGFVEMENSSEAENAIKALNNSELKGRNIVVNEAKARS is encoded by the coding sequence GTGAGTACTAAATTATTTGTGGGATCACTCCCTTGGTCAGTTGATGACAACACTTTACAAACAACTTTTGAAACACATGGTAACGTTGTTTCAGCAAAAGTAGTTAAAGACCGTGACACCGGCAGATCCAGAGGTTTTGGATTTGTTGAAATGGAGAATTCCTCAGAAGCAGAAAATGCTATAAAAGCATTGAATAATTCTGAATTAAAAGGAAGAAATATCGTAGTTAATGAAGCTAAAGCAAGAAGCTAA